One genomic segment of Centropristis striata isolate RG_2023a ecotype Rhode Island chromosome 13, C.striata_1.0, whole genome shotgun sequence includes these proteins:
- the socs1a gene encoding suppressor of cytokine signaling 1a codes for MVADSTLEGHDKTQLSSSSASSSSSSSSSLSSSSSLSSSSSSSSSRSSPLAGHELAPQRTESQQLQRRAAADPNPRSVAVPAVYLTHFPTFTCKEDCRIITDTAAKLERSGFYWGPLGVEDAHRMLRDAPQGSFLIRDSRQKDVFFTLSYHGKSGPVSVRIDYRRQKFSLAGNERSFPTLFSLLEHYVSSPKKSLSIPYRRCQPTLQELCRKRIMGLCGGESQVTELPLTHVVQDFLLEFPYKL; via the coding sequence ATGGTAGCCGACAGCACATTGGAAGGTCATGACAAGACACAGTTGTCAAGCTCATCGgcatcatcctcctcctcctcatcatcttctttgtcctcatcatcatccttgtcctcatcatcatcctcatcctcgTCGCGGTCATCTCCGCTGGCTGGGCACGAGCTCGCTCCTCAACGCACCGAGTCACAGCAGCTCCAGCGCCGGGCTGCTGCAGATCCGAACCCGAGGTCGGTGGCCGTCCCTGCTGTGTATCTGACCCACTTCCCCACGTTCACCTGCAAGGAGGACTGCAGGATCATAACAGACACAGCCGCCAAGCTCGAGCGCAGCGGCTTCTACTGGGGTCCTCTGGGAGTAGAGGACGCCCATCGCATGCTGCGGGACGCCCCTCAGGGCAGCTTCCTGATCCGGGACAGCCGGCAAAAAGACGTCTTCTTCACGCTGTCTTACCACGGCAAGAGCGGGCCGGTGAGCGTGCGCATCGACTACAGGCGGCAAAAGTTCTCATTAGCGGGCAACGAGCGCTCCTTCCCGACACTCTTTTCCCTCTTGGAGCATTACGTGAGCTCTCCCAAGAAGAGCCTGAGCATCCCGTACCGGAGATGTCAGCCGACGCTGCAGGAGCTGTGCAGGAAGCGCATCATGGGGCTGTGCGGCGGAGAAAGCCAGGTCACGGAGCTGCCGCTCACCCATGTTGTCCAAGACTTCCTGTTGGAATTCCCTTACAAACTATGA